The following coding sequences are from one Candidatus Nitrohelix vancouverensis window:
- a CDS encoding sigma-54-dependent Fis family transcriptional regulator yields the protein MPNELIFLVDDDPAMRKLGSTLLEDRSYQTRQFEDGESCLAALDESPAALFLDMVLPGMNGLEVLQEVKKAAPHIPVIMITSINDADTAVRAMQLGAYDYLVKPYDENRLFASLKKALEQNFLTTRVHYLKNEISRIKNPKGLIGSSPELKEILQKARQAAESGAGILVQGESGTGKELLARAIHEYSRFSSGLFVDINCGAIPDTLQESELFGHKKGAFTGAVDTRAGKLELANQGSLFLDEVAEMSLQTQAKLLRFLQEKTFERLGDNRKIQVESQFIAATNKDLKLEVAEGRFREDLYYRLAVFPITVPPLRERKEDIPELCKHFIEKYRTQCAKNIDHIAPSAMDAIGNYSWPGNVRQLENALFHSMILCAGDTIETRHLPLEIISPNENASPDNQSPPTDAPVRPLDETIKSALQSAIQLSNGKIPEAAKKLGLSRSAIYRMLKKYQIG from the coding sequence ATGCCCAATGAACTGATCTTTCTCGTCGACGACGACCCCGCCATGCGCAAACTCGGGTCGACCCTGCTTGAAGACCGCTCCTATCAAACCCGGCAATTCGAAGACGGCGAATCCTGTCTGGCCGCTCTCGATGAAAGCCCCGCCGCTCTCTTTCTCGACATGGTCCTGCCCGGCATGAACGGTCTGGAAGTCTTGCAGGAAGTGAAGAAAGCCGCGCCGCATATTCCGGTCATCATGATAACCAGCATCAACGACGCCGACACAGCCGTGCGCGCCATGCAACTGGGCGCCTACGATTATCTGGTCAAACCTTATGACGAAAACCGTCTGTTCGCCTCCCTGAAAAAAGCGTTGGAGCAAAATTTCCTGACAACCCGGGTGCATTATTTAAAGAATGAGATCAGCCGCATCAAAAACCCCAAGGGACTGATCGGCTCCAGCCCGGAGCTGAAAGAAATTCTACAAAAAGCCCGGCAAGCGGCGGAAAGCGGAGCCGGAATTCTGGTTCAGGGGGAAAGCGGAACGGGCAAGGAATTGCTCGCGCGCGCCATCCACGAATACAGCCGATTTTCCAGCGGATTGTTCGTCGATATCAATTGCGGCGCGATTCCCGACACCCTGCAGGAAAGCGAATTATTCGGTCACAAGAAAGGCGCCTTCACCGGCGCGGTCGATACCCGCGCAGGCAAACTGGAACTCGCCAATCAAGGGTCCCTCTTCCTCGACGAAGTCGCGGAGATGAGCCTGCAAACCCAGGCCAAGCTCTTGCGATTTCTACAGGAAAAGACCTTCGAACGCCTGGGAGACAATCGAAAAATTCAAGTCGAGTCCCAATTCATCGCCGCGACAAACAAGGACCTGAAACTGGAAGTCGCTGAAGGACGTTTCAGAGAGGACTTGTATTACCGCCTCGCCGTATTCCCCATCACCGTTCCCCCTTTGAGGGAACGCAAGGAAGACATCCCTGAATTGTGCAAACACTTCATTGAAAAATACCGGACCCAGTGCGCCAAAAACATCGACCACATAGCCCCCTCCGCAATGGATGCGATTGGCAACTACTCCTGGCCCGGCAATGTACGCCAACTGGAAAACGCCCTGTTCCATTCAATGATTCTCTGCGCTGGCGACACCATCGAAACCCGTCACCTGCCGCTGGAAATCATTTCGCCCAACGAAAACGCTTCCCCAGACAACCAATCCCCCCCTACCGACGCTCCTGTGAGACCTCTGGATGAAACCATCAAAAGCGCCCTTCAATCCGCCATCCAACTCTCCAATGGAAAGATCCCGGAAGCCGCCAAAAAACTGGGTTTGAGCCGCAGCGCCATCTACCGAATGCTCAAAAAGTATCAGATCGGCTGA